In Equus przewalskii isolate Varuska chromosome 6, EquPr2, whole genome shotgun sequence, one DNA window encodes the following:
- the CAPS gene encoding calcyphosin, with the protein MAAVDATVEKLRAQCLSRGASGIQGLARFFRRLDRDGSRALDAAELQRGLAKLGLALDTAEAEGVCRRWDRDGSGTLDLEEFLRALRPPMSQAREAVIAAAFAKLDRSGDGVVTVDDLRGVYNGRAHPKVRSGEWTEEEVLRRFLDNFDASEKDGQVTLAEFQDYYSGVSASVDRDEEFVAMMTSAWRL; encoded by the exons ATGGCTGCTGTGGACGCCACCGTGGAGAAGCTCCGGGCACAGTGCCTGTCTCGAGGGGCCTCGGgcatccagggcctggccag GTTTTTCCGCCGCTTGGACCGGGACGGGAGCCGAGCCCTGGATGCGGCGGAGCTCCAGCGGGGCCTGGCCAAGTTGGGGCTGGCGCTAGACACGGCCGAGGCGGAGGGCGTGTGCCGGCGCTGGGACCGTGACGGCAGCGGGACGCTGGATCTGGAGGAGTTCCTGCGGGCGCTGCGG ccccccatgTCCCAGGCCCGAGAGGCGGTCATTGCAGCCGCGTTTGCCAAGCTGGACCGCAGTGGGGATGGCGTGGTGACGGTGGATGACCTGCGGGGGGTGTACAATGGCCGCGCCCACCCCAAGGTGCGGAGCGGGGAGTGGACCGAGGAGGAGGTGCTCCGCCGCTTCCTGGACAACTTCGACGCCTCCGAGAAGGACGGGCAG GTCACGCTGGCCGAGTTCCAGGACTACTACAGCGGCGTGAGCGCCTCCGTGGACAGGGACGAGGAGTTCGTGGCCATGATGACCAGCGCCTGGCGGCTGTGA